The following are encoded in a window of Flavobacterium sp. WC2421 genomic DNA:
- a CDS encoding Y-family DNA polymerase: MYALVDCNNFYASCERVFQPEFNGKPVAILSNNDGCVISRSNEAKAVGIPMGAPAFQIKDLVREKNVKLFSSNYALYGDLSNRVMSILAQFTPNVEIYSIDEAFLNFDGLNVLDYHDYGIQMKKRVQKWIGIPVCIGFAETKALSKVANKIAKKFQERTGGVYVIDTDEKRFKALKWTKIEDVWGIGHRTTKKAKLRKINTALDFIQPQHEAWIKKEMGVIGMRLKYELEGKQVLDLDPFPDQKKSISTTRSFPKQISDFDLLRERMVTFASVCAEKLRKQKSCCHTIIVLLVVDKHTVQTSKYYFNMAMNLPYATNSSLTIANAAVAMLKQMHKGNEGLKFKKAGVIVSSLIDENKKQFQLFEDENPKHLALMKVMDDLNKKIGYTQVKLATQNLSLTWNMNQNHLSPKFTTSFKDILEIKCQ; encoded by the coding sequence ATGTATGCCTTAGTCGACTGTAATAATTTCTATGCTTCCTGCGAACGTGTTTTCCAACCAGAATTCAACGGAAAACCGGTTGCTATATTATCAAATAATGACGGTTGCGTAATTTCCCGAAGCAATGAAGCTAAAGCTGTTGGAATACCAATGGGTGCTCCTGCTTTTCAAATTAAAGATTTAGTACGAGAAAAGAATGTCAAATTATTTTCTTCTAATTATGCACTATATGGCGATTTGAGTAATCGAGTAATGTCAATTTTGGCACAATTTACTCCTAATGTAGAAATCTACAGCATTGATGAAGCGTTCTTAAATTTTGACGGACTAAACGTTTTAGATTACCACGATTATGGTATTCAAATGAAAAAAAGAGTTCAAAAATGGATTGGAATCCCCGTTTGTATTGGTTTTGCAGAGACCAAAGCATTGTCAAAAGTGGCCAATAAAATAGCCAAGAAATTCCAAGAAAGAACTGGTGGTGTTTATGTAATTGATACGGATGAAAAACGCTTTAAAGCACTCAAATGGACCAAAATTGAAGATGTTTGGGGCATAGGTCATCGAACAACCAAAAAAGCAAAACTACGCAAGATCAACACCGCATTAGACTTCATACAACCACAACATGAAGCTTGGATAAAAAAAGAAATGGGTGTAATAGGAATGCGTTTAAAATATGAATTAGAAGGGAAGCAAGTATTGGACTTGGACCCCTTTCCAGACCAAAAGAAAAGCATTTCCACCACTCGGAGTTTTCCAAAACAAATATCCGATTTTGATTTATTGCGAGAGCGGATGGTTACGTTTGCCTCTGTTTGTGCCGAGAAACTGCGAAAACAAAAATCATGTTGTCATACCATTATCGTATTATTAGTGGTTGACAAACATACTGTTCAAACCTCCAAATATTATTTTAATATGGCAATGAACCTCCCATACGCAACAAATTCAAGCTTAACAATTGCTAATGCTGCTGTGGCAATGCTGAAGCAAATGCACAAAGGGAACGAGGGTTTGAAATTTAAAAAAGCGGGAGTAATTGTTAGTAGCCTTATCGATGAAAACAAAAAACAGTTTCAATTGTTTGAAGATGAAAACCCAAAACATTTAGCACTTATGAAAGTCATGGACGACCTCAACAAAAAAATAGGCTACACGCAGGTAAAGCTAGCCACACAAAACCTAAGTTTGACTTGGAATATGAATCAGAATCATTTGTCACCCAAATTCACTACCAGTTTTAAAGATATACTTGAAATAAAATGTCAATAA
- a CDS encoding LexA family protein — protein MSIKKEQKLTFFQPDFESEIKIPFMTEGVSAGFPSPAADFMENNIDLNKELSENPLATFYIKVKGNSMIDAGINDKDVLVVDRSLEPQNHKIAICFIDGEFTVKRIQLEKECLYLMPENENYPPIKVTEENELIIWGIVTYVIKKV, from the coding sequence ATGTCAATAAAAAAAGAACAAAAACTTACTTTTTTCCAACCCGATTTTGAAAGTGAAATAAAAATTCCATTCATGACCGAAGGTGTTTCAGCAGGATTCCCATCGCCTGCAGCGGATTTTATGGAAAATAATATTGACCTCAATAAAGAATTAAGCGAAAACCCTCTGGCTACTTTTTATATCAAAGTAAAAGGAAATTCTATGATTGATGCTGGGATTAATGATAAAGATGTGCTTGTTGTTGATCGAAGTCTAGAGCCACAAAATCATAAAATTGCAATTTGTTTTATCGATGGAGAATTTACCGTAAAACGCATTCAGTTAGAAAAAGAATGTTTGTATCTCATGCCTGAAAATGAAAACTACCCTCCCATAAAAGTTACTGAAGAAAATGAATTAATTATTTGGGGGATTGTAACCTATGTAATAAAAAAAGTGTGA
- a CDS encoding sodium/sugar symporter, which yields MNQHLAFADYAVFIIYFIVVSTYGYTVYRKREKNEHDAKAYFLAEGTLTWWAIGASLIASNISAEQFIGMSGEGFFLGIAVAAYEWIAAIALIIVAVWFIPVYLKNKIYTMPQFLKTRYNESTALIMAVFWLFLYVFVNLTSILYLGAVAINGLAGGEYLHIIMIGLALFALLISLGGMKVVAYTDVIQVAVLIIGGLVTSYIALTTVGRYFGVGENAIEGFKVLMREAPEHFKMIIPRPTATSTQLEINKYLTFPGVMSYLAGIWIINLNYWGCNQYITQRALGADLQTARTGILFAGILKLLMPLIVMLPGIAAFVLYENGHLPQLVGGKDGAYSAVLTFLPTGLKGLSVAALTAAIVASLAGKVNSISTIYTLDVHKKYIQKDATDRGQVNIGRIAVFGAMLLAVIFTWNDLLGIGGVGGFTYIQKYTGFISPGVFAMFFLGMFWKRTTGTAAIVGVIAGFLLSVLFNEFAPALFGNETLLYTAFPNGNGGFEIPFHICMGLSFAFTMLLMIAISFAGPKVNPKAFELDTEMFKLKPQTTVLIVITILTIFALYAKFW from the coding sequence ATGAACCAACACCTTGCTTTTGCGGATTACGCAGTATTTATTATTTATTTTATCGTGGTATCCACTTATGGATATACCGTTTATCGCAAACGCGAAAAAAACGAACACGATGCCAAAGCTTATTTCCTTGCAGAAGGAACATTGACATGGTGGGCTATTGGTGCTTCATTGATTGCTTCAAACATTTCTGCTGAACAGTTTATTGGAATGAGTGGAGAAGGTTTCTTTTTAGGAATTGCTGTTGCCGCTTATGAGTGGATTGCTGCTATTGCTTTAATTATTGTTGCCGTTTGGTTCATTCCTGTTTATTTGAAAAACAAGATTTATACCATGCCTCAGTTTTTAAAAACAAGGTATAACGAATCTACTGCTTTAATTATGGCCGTATTTTGGTTGTTCTTATACGTATTTGTAAACTTAACTTCTATTTTATATTTAGGAGCTGTTGCCATTAATGGATTGGCTGGTGGAGAATATTTGCATATAATTATGATTGGATTGGCTCTTTTTGCTTTATTAATTTCTTTGGGAGGAATGAAAGTAGTGGCTTATACAGATGTAATTCAAGTTGCTGTATTAATTATTGGAGGATTAGTTACTTCATATATTGCTTTAACAACCGTTGGACGCTATTTTGGAGTGGGTGAAAATGCTATTGAAGGTTTCAAAGTATTAATGAGAGAAGCTCCAGAGCATTTCAAAATGATTATTCCAAGACCTACAGCTACATCTACACAATTAGAGATTAATAAATACCTTACTTTTCCAGGTGTAATGTCGTATTTGGCTGGTATTTGGATTATTAATCTTAATTATTGGGGTTGTAACCAATACATTACACAAAGAGCTTTAGGTGCTGATTTACAAACGGCTCGTACAGGTATTTTGTTTGCAGGAATTTTAAAATTATTAATGCCACTTATCGTTATGTTGCCTGGTATTGCAGCTTTTGTTTTATATGAAAACGGACATTTACCTCAATTAGTAGGAGGAAAAGATGGTGCTTATTCTGCAGTGTTGACATTCCTACCAACTGGTTTAAAAGGATTGTCTGTAGCGGCATTAACGGCAGCTATTGTGGCCTCTTTAGCAGGGAAAGTAAATAGTATTTCAACTATTTATACGCTTGATGTTCATAAAAAATACATTCAAAAAGACGCTACTGATAGAGGACAAGTTAATATTGGAAGGATCGCAGTATTTGGTGCCATGCTTCTTGCTGTTATATTTACTTGGAATGATTTACTTGGAATTGGTGGTGTAGGTGGATTTACTTACATTCAAAAATATACAGGTTTTATTAGTCCTGGTGTATTTGCCATGTTCTTCCTTGGGATGTTTTGGAAAAGAACTACAGGTACTGCAGCAATTGTAGGGGTAATTGCAGGTTTCTTATTATCCGTTTTGTTTAATGAATTTGCTCCAGCATTATTTGGAAATGAGACGTTATTATATACTGCTTTTCCTAACGGTAATGGGGGATTTGAAATTCCATTTCACATTTGTATGGGATTGTCTTTTGCATTTACAATGCTTTTAATGATTGCCATAAGTTTTGCTGGACCTAAAGTGAATCCAAAAGCATTTGAATTAGATACTGAAATGTTCAAATTGAAACCGCAAACTACTGTTTTGATTGTAATAACGATATTGACTATTTTTGCTTTGTATGCTAAGTTCTGGTAG
- the galE gene encoding UDP-glucose 4-epimerase GalE gives MKILVTGGLGFIGSHTVVELQNEGFDVVIIDNLSNATEDVLNGIVAITGKKPLFEKLDLREKIAVQDFFKRHPDVVGVIHFAASKAVGESVGNPLLYYENNISSLIYLLQELQQKEESHFIFSSSCTVYGQADVMPINENASVKPAMSPYGNTKQIGEEIITDVTKVSGITAILLRYFNPIGAHPSIEIGELPVGVPQNLVPFITQTGMGLRKELSVYGDDYPTVDGTCVRDYIHVVDLAKAHVIALQRLVNKKNSAKIETFNLGTGTGSSVLEVIQAFEKVSGQKLPYTIVGRREGDVVSAYANTDKANTILGWKTQATLEEGIASAWKWEQKIRNKN, from the coding sequence ATGAAAATACTAGTTACTGGCGGATTAGGATTTATTGGATCGCATACTGTTGTTGAATTACAAAATGAAGGTTTTGATGTTGTCATTATCGATAATCTTTCTAATGCTACTGAGGATGTTTTAAATGGTATAGTTGCTATAACAGGTAAAAAGCCCCTTTTTGAAAAGTTAGATTTAAGAGAAAAAATAGCTGTTCAAGATTTTTTTAAAAGACATCCTGATGTTGTTGGCGTAATTCATTTTGCGGCATCAAAAGCAGTAGGTGAAAGTGTGGGGAATCCTTTATTGTATTATGAAAATAACATAAGTTCGTTAATCTATTTGCTTCAGGAATTGCAACAAAAAGAAGAGTCACATTTTATATTTAGTTCTTCGTGTACTGTCTATGGTCAAGCAGATGTAATGCCTATTAATGAAAACGCATCAGTTAAGCCCGCCATGTCTCCTTATGGGAACACCAAACAAATTGGGGAAGAAATCATCACTGATGTTACAAAAGTAAGTGGTATAACTGCTATTTTGTTGCGTTATTTTAATCCTATTGGGGCGCACCCATCAATCGAAATTGGTGAATTACCCGTTGGAGTACCACAAAACTTAGTCCCTTTTATCACACAAACTGGAATGGGTTTGAGAAAAGAACTTTCGGTTTATGGGGATGATTACCCAACTGTTGATGGTACTTGCGTTCGGGATTATATCCACGTTGTTGACCTAGCTAAAGCACATGTTATTGCTTTGCAACGATTAGTAAACAAAAAAAATTCGGCTAAAATAGAAACGTTTAATCTGGGGACAGGAACTGGAAGTTCGGTTTTGGAGGTGATTCAAGCATTCGAAAAAGTAAGCGGTCAAAAATTGCCTTATACCATTGTTGGTAGAAGAGAAGGAGACGTTGTTTCGGCTTATGCCAATACAGATAAAGCAAATACTATTCTTGGATGGAAAACACAAGCTACACTTGAAGAAGGGATAGCAAGTGCTTGGAAATGGGAGCAGAAGATCAGGAATAAAAACTAA